The Mesotoga sp. UBA6090 region TCAACCTTTCGGGTATCATTGAGATGCTTTCACTTGCCACCGTGAAGAAGAAGATCGCCATTTATCTGCTGGAACTATCTCTGGAGAAGGAAACTCATGTCTTTAGTCTTCCGTGCTCAAAAAAGATGCTGGCGAACCTCATGGGATCAACCAGAGAGAGGTAGTATCCAGAAATTTCTCTGAGTTACAGAGAGAAGTAATCATCTCTATGCCTGACAGAAATACAGTTGAGATAAGGAATCTGAAGCGGTTGGAAGGTATTCTTTTCGATTAAGCGTTGCCGTTCAGAACCGTTTCAAGGTACTCCTTGACTCCGTAGAGATCATCAAATACATGACTTGAAGCTGACAGATCAAGGTGAGCGTTCTCTCCGTGTCTAACTCCAAGCACTTCCATTCCAGCCCCAATACCACTCTTGATGCCATTTGGCGAGTCTTCAATGACTATGCACTCTTCAGGATTTACCCCCAGGAGCTCTGAGGCTTTAAGATAGATCATAGGTGAGGGCTTTGATTCATCTACTTCATCGCCACCCACAATTATTTCGAAGTAATCTAACACACCAATCTTCTTCATGAGTTCCTCTACTGCCACCTTCTCTGTAGACGATGCTATAGCCAGTTCTACCTTTTCAGATAGGAAATCAAGAAGATTTACTAATCCGGGATTTGGAACCAATGTATCTCTTGCAAGTTTCAAGTATCTTTCCATGTATCTCCTGCCGAACTCTTCAGGCTCAATTTCAATCCCTGCTGTCTGGACAACAACTTTCTGGGTTTCAGACATCTTTAGACCCATCTGTCTTTCAAACAACTCGACGCTGATTTTCCCACCAAGCTCATCTACAAGCTCTGTGCAAGCTCTTCTATAAATCTTTTCCGAATCGATAATCACTCCGTCCATATCGAATATTGCTGCTCTAATCATCTCTTCTCCTTTATGTTCAACAGATTTCTAATGTCTGCTACTGCCCTGCTTATAGTCTCCCTTCTCACACAGATTATGCTACTAAATGGGTCTATATCGATCAACGATGATTTGAAGAGAAGTCCCATATGGTAAGAAATCGTTGACTTGGCCAGACCAGTGAATTCAACCAGATCTTTTTGCAGGGCTGGCTCCTTGCTCAGCCTCTTCAGGATCTTGAATCTCGTCTCATCAGACAACACTTTCAGAAGGCTTCTCAACCTCACTTCCTCAGGAATTCTCCCTGAGAAGTCTTCGGTAACCTCTTCAAGACCCATTATCAGAAGGTGAAACGTTGGATAAGTCATCAGACCAGAGTTTGTGTGAGGCACTGAATTCTGAAGTGTTATGTATAGAGGCTTGCTCTCATCAAGAGTAATGCCATAATAGTCGAGGAAGTTCGAAAAAGCGTCTTTGACTTTCTGGGGTGAATTATTCTCCATGTAGCCTTTAACAAGGCCTATATTCAACTCTCTTAAGCCACTACGTTCATAGTAATCAAGAATTCTAAGCGTGTTAGAGGAAAGAAAATCCATTGCGGTCTTTGGAAAGAAAAGCAATTGGTTAATGAACCATATCGTGTCTGCACTTGTGCCACCGATTGCCTCAACCGCCTTCGAAACCTTCTGGGGTTCCTCAAGTATCATTTTCTTCAGATCATGGTGAGAAATCCTTAGCCTCCTATCAGCAAACACCTGAATGAAGCGATCCTTTATTAACTCAAGCCCTTCATCCTGTACGTTCAAGCTCTCCTCAATCTTCACAATCATCCCGTCCTGAAGCTTCTGCCTTATCGGAAAGAGAATTGGAGCCATAACGCCTAGCTCGTTCATGAAGGTTGTGTACATTCTTGTCGACCATTCTCCGTCCTTCAGTAGTAATTCCCGGAATTCCATTAGCTGGGCAGAAGGTTCGTAGTCCACTCCCAATGTCTTTAACACTTTCTCAACCGGGCCTGTGTTAAGCGAAAACTGAATGGCCATTGTCAAATCGTATATTTCGAAATAGCCGGCTATCATCTCCATCAACTTTCACCTTCATCGTAAAGCATCTCAAGCCTTCTGAGTATCTTTTCAAGCCGCTCTTTATTCAACGAGAAGTACACTCGCCGGTGGTCTTTACGGCTAGTGACGAGTGCGAGTTCTGCTAACGTTGAGAGATGGTATGAAACCGTCGCTTTTGAGAGACCGACAATCTTGGATAGCTCATCCACATATTTCGAATCATCAGATATAGCTTTCAAGATCTGCATTTTTGTCTGATCGGAAAGATTTCTTAGAAATAATCTGAGGGTGTTGTCTGTTATGACGGAATTCATTATCTCTTCAATCTGTTTGAAGTGCTCACTGAAAATTATGAGCTGGGTATTGCAGACGCTAGAAAACTTGAGTCCCGAATACTTCAGAGTATTTTGAAACAGCAAGTGAAGGGGTAGATCCTCCCTTGCCTTGATTCCGTAGAATTCAAGAAAATCCTCTGCAACTTCCTCATACTCCTCGGCTTTGAATAGCTTCAGCCTTTCAACGACCTTGTCACGATTCCTCTTTCTTAAACCAGATTGCTCATAGTATTTCTTAAGTTCACTCAGCGCGAAGAGAAGGATTTCCTTTGATTGTCTTGGGAATTTT contains the following coding sequences:
- a CDS encoding ArsR/SmtB family transcription factor, translated to MKIIPGYVELVEILMACGFADRKSCFEAVSHDLGLDFEPGGELREFLDQVNSSENWSIRMAVDVFSEIKDSVIFFCDFPDEPGREIPLEDSIESLASKFEDRARCVVASIMLNNLNLSQEDACKTLEGDFSIVSEAVEKAEDLSENTTWFITQLIKFPRQSKEILLFALSELKKYYEQSGLRKRNRDKVVERLKLFKAEEYEEVAEDFLEFYGIKAREDLPLHLLFQNTLKYSGLKFSSVCNTQLIIFSEHFKQIEEIMNSVITDNTLRLFLRNLSDQTKMQILKAISDDSKYVDELSKIVGLSKATVSYHLSTLAELALVTSRKDHRRVYFSLNKERLEKILRRLEMLYDEGES
- a CDS encoding HAD family hydrolase: MIRAAIFDMDGVIIDSEKIYRRACTELVDELGGKISVELFERQMGLKMSETQKVVVQTAGIEIEPEEFGRRYMERYLKLARDTLVPNPGLVNLLDFLSEKVELAIASSTEKVAVEELMKKIGVLDYFEIIVGGDEVDESKPSPMIYLKASELLGVNPEECIVIEDSPNGIKSGIGAGMEVLGVRHGENAHLDLSASSHVFDDLYGVKEYLETVLNGNA
- a CDS encoding winged helix-turn-helix domain-containing protein; the protein is MEMIAGYFEIYDLTMAIQFSLNTGPVEKVLKTLGVDYEPSAQLMEFRELLLKDGEWSTRMYTTFMNELGVMAPILFPIRQKLQDGMIVKIEESLNVQDEGLELIKDRFIQVFADRRLRISHHDLKKMILEEPQKVSKAVEAIGGTSADTIWFINQLLFFPKTAMDFLSSNTLRILDYYERSGLRELNIGLVKGYMENNSPQKVKDAFSNFLDYYGITLDESKPLYITLQNSVPHTNSGLMTYPTFHLLIMGLEEVTEDFSGRIPEEVRLRSLLKVLSDETRFKILKRLSKEPALQKDLVEFTGLAKSTISYHMGLLFKSSLIDIDPFSSIICVRRETISRAVADIRNLLNIKEKR